A single genomic interval of Seriola aureovittata isolate HTS-2021-v1 ecotype China chromosome 10, ASM2101889v1, whole genome shotgun sequence harbors:
- the ric8b gene encoding synembryn-B isoform X1, translating to MDLNNILSQLESANEEENEKLLQQYNRENCHTFSFDQKEEALRSKLCQSVLSVLGRQVQPSCQRTCLETLRILSRDKRVLAPVATREGMLTLGGMARLHAGEEGGDNQKGSQEDTQSEEEERVVVEALKCLCNVVYNSPAAQQVSVDVQLAHGLCTSLHTARTWHHEVGLFTLRLLFLLSALRPDVRGVLRREWHALRLLTEVLEHTLDVRWVGPYEAASPDPQALPMPAEDNERAMEALKALFNLTLSDAGGEEDDHQFRLIAAILRHLLMLKTETEEKTEEAHSHAVNLLNNLPVSCLDVLIDVPVQGGLDKYGGKNMDAVQVLLDFMEKRIDKQGSNYKEGLTPVLSLLTEGSRHHREIRRYIKAQVLPPLTDVKIRPEIGTTIRNKLVRLMTHVDMGVKQTAAEFLFVLCKESVDNLLKYTGYGNAAGLLVARGLLGGGRGETQYSEDEDSDTEEYKSAKPFINLITGHVEEPMPNPIEEMTEEQKEYEAQKLVNMFDKLSRQNVIRPMGVRPDGTLAPLEETLCDPTGDNSASDSD from the exons ATGGATTTGAATAATATCTTATCGCAGCTTGAAAGTGCCAAcgaagaagaaaatgagaagcTTCTGCAGCAGTATAATCGAGAG AACTGCCACACCTTCAGTTTTGACCAAAAGGAAGAAGCCCTGCGGAGT AAGCTGTGTCAGAGTGTCTTGTCAGTACTTGGGAGGCAGGTGCAGCCTAGCTGTCAGAGGACATGTCTGGAGACACTCCGCATCCTGTCCAGAGACAAGCGTGTCCTCGCACCTGTAGCAACCAGGGAAGGCATGCTGACTCTTGGGGGAATGGCGAGGCTGCATGCTGGAGAGGAAGGTGGGGACAACCAGAAAGGCTCTCAGgaagacacacagtcagaggaggaggagagggtggtggtggaggccTTGAAGTGCCTATGCAATGTGGTTTACAATagtcctgcagctcagcaggtTAGTGTAGATGTGCAGCTGGCTCATGGCCTGTGTACCAGCCTGCATACAGCCCGCACATGGCACCATGAGGTGGGCCTGTTCACACTGCGCCTTCTCTTCCTGCTGTCTGCCCTGCGGCCTGATGTTAGAGGGGTTTTGAGGAGAGAATGGCATGCGCTGAGACTACTGACAGAGGTCCTTGAGCACACCCTGGATGTGCGCTGGGTAGGCCCCTATGAAGCTGCCAGTCCAGATCCACAGGCCCTGCCCATGCCGGCAGAGGACAATGAGCGAGCAATGGAAGCACTCAAGGCCTTGTTCAACCTGACACTGTCTGACGCTGGTGGTGAG GAGGATGACCACCAGTTCCGACTTATCGCTGCCATTCTGCGTCATCTGTTGATGCTGAAGACTGAGAcggaggagaaaacagaggaagcacACAG CCATGCTGTCAACTTGCTTAACAACCTGCCTGTGTCCTGCCTGGATGTGTTAATCGACGTGCCTGTCCAGGGAGGACTTGATAAATATGGTGGGAAAAACATGGATGCAGTCCAGGTGTTACTAGACTTCATGGAGAAAAGGATTGACAAG CAGGGCTCCAACTACAAAGAGGGGCTCACTCCGGTGCTCAGCCTTTTGACTGAAGGATCCAGACACCACAGAGAGATCCGCAGATATATCAAAGCTCAG GTACTTCCCCCGCTGACAGATGTGAAAATCAGGCCAGAGATTGGCACCACCATCAGAAACAAGTTGGTTCGCCTTATGACTCATGTGGACATGGGCGTGAAGCAGACGGCTGCAGagtttctctttgttctctGCAAAGAGAGCG TGGACAACCTGCTGAAGTACACAGGATATGGAAATGCAGCAGGACTCCTGGTGGCTCGTGGACTTcttggaggaggaagaggagagacgCAGTACTCTGAAGATGAAGACTCAGACACAGAAGAATACAAGTCAGCCAAACCCTT TATCAACCTCATCACTGGTCATGTGGAGGAGCCAATGCCGAACCCCATTGAAGAGATGACGGAGGAGCAGAAGGAGTATGAAGCACAAAAACTGGTCAATATGTTTGACAAGTTGTCAAG
- the ric8b gene encoding synembryn-B isoform X2 produces the protein MDLNNILSQLESANEEENEKLLQQYNRENCHTFSFDQKEEALRSKLCQSVLSVLGRQVQPSCQRTCLETLRILSRDKRVLAPVATREGMLTLGGMARLHAGEEGGDNQKGSQEDTQSEEEERVVVEALKCLCNVVYNSPAAQQVSVDVQLAHGLCTSLHTARTWHHEVGLFTLRLLFLLSALRPDVRGVLRREWHALRLLTEVLEHTLDVRWVGPYEAASPDPQALPMPAEDNERAMEALKALFNLTLSDAGGEEDDHQFRLIAAILRHLLMLKTETEEKTEEAHSHAVNLLNNLPVSCLDVLIDVPVQGGLDKYGGKNMDAVQVLLDFMEKRIDKGSNYKEGLTPVLSLLTEGSRHHREIRRYIKAQVLPPLTDVKIRPEIGTTIRNKLVRLMTHVDMGVKQTAAEFLFVLCKESVDNLLKYTGYGNAAGLLVARGLLGGGRGETQYSEDEDSDTEEYKSAKPFINLITGHVEEPMPNPIEEMTEEQKEYEAQKLVNMFDKLSRQNVIRPMGVRPDGTLAPLEETLCDPTGDNSASDSD, from the exons ATGGATTTGAATAATATCTTATCGCAGCTTGAAAGTGCCAAcgaagaagaaaatgagaagcTTCTGCAGCAGTATAATCGAGAG AACTGCCACACCTTCAGTTTTGACCAAAAGGAAGAAGCCCTGCGGAGT AAGCTGTGTCAGAGTGTCTTGTCAGTACTTGGGAGGCAGGTGCAGCCTAGCTGTCAGAGGACATGTCTGGAGACACTCCGCATCCTGTCCAGAGACAAGCGTGTCCTCGCACCTGTAGCAACCAGGGAAGGCATGCTGACTCTTGGGGGAATGGCGAGGCTGCATGCTGGAGAGGAAGGTGGGGACAACCAGAAAGGCTCTCAGgaagacacacagtcagaggaggaggagagggtggtggtggaggccTTGAAGTGCCTATGCAATGTGGTTTACAATagtcctgcagctcagcaggtTAGTGTAGATGTGCAGCTGGCTCATGGCCTGTGTACCAGCCTGCATACAGCCCGCACATGGCACCATGAGGTGGGCCTGTTCACACTGCGCCTTCTCTTCCTGCTGTCTGCCCTGCGGCCTGATGTTAGAGGGGTTTTGAGGAGAGAATGGCATGCGCTGAGACTACTGACAGAGGTCCTTGAGCACACCCTGGATGTGCGCTGGGTAGGCCCCTATGAAGCTGCCAGTCCAGATCCACAGGCCCTGCCCATGCCGGCAGAGGACAATGAGCGAGCAATGGAAGCACTCAAGGCCTTGTTCAACCTGACACTGTCTGACGCTGGTGGTGAG GAGGATGACCACCAGTTCCGACTTATCGCTGCCATTCTGCGTCATCTGTTGATGCTGAAGACTGAGAcggaggagaaaacagaggaagcacACAG CCATGCTGTCAACTTGCTTAACAACCTGCCTGTGTCCTGCCTGGATGTGTTAATCGACGTGCCTGTCCAGGGAGGACTTGATAAATATGGTGGGAAAAACATGGATGCAGTCCAGGTGTTACTAGACTTCATGGAGAAAAGGATTGACAAG GGCTCCAACTACAAAGAGGGGCTCACTCCGGTGCTCAGCCTTTTGACTGAAGGATCCAGACACCACAGAGAGATCCGCAGATATATCAAAGCTCAG GTACTTCCCCCGCTGACAGATGTGAAAATCAGGCCAGAGATTGGCACCACCATCAGAAACAAGTTGGTTCGCCTTATGACTCATGTGGACATGGGCGTGAAGCAGACGGCTGCAGagtttctctttgttctctGCAAAGAGAGCG TGGACAACCTGCTGAAGTACACAGGATATGGAAATGCAGCAGGACTCCTGGTGGCTCGTGGACTTcttggaggaggaagaggagagacgCAGTACTCTGAAGATGAAGACTCAGACACAGAAGAATACAAGTCAGCCAAACCCTT TATCAACCTCATCACTGGTCATGTGGAGGAGCCAATGCCGAACCCCATTGAAGAGATGACGGAGGAGCAGAAGGAGTATGAAGCACAAAAACTGGTCAATATGTTTGACAAGTTGTCAAG
- the ric8b gene encoding synembryn-B isoform X3, whose product MDLNNILSQLESANEEENEKLLQQYNRENCHTFSFDQKEEALRSKLCQSVLSVLGRQVQPSCQRTCLETLRILSRDKRVLAPVATREGMLTLGGMARLHAGEEGGDNQKGSQEDTQSEEEERVVVEALKCLCNVVYNSPAAQQVSVDVQLAHGLCTSLHTARTWHHEVGLFTLRLLFLLSALRPDVRGVLRREWHALRLLTEVLEHTLDVRWVGPYEAASPDPQALPMPAEDNERAMEALKALFNLTLSDAGGEEDDHQFRLIAAILRHLLMLKTETEEKTEEAHSHAVNLLNNLPVSCLDVLIDVPVQGGLDKYGGKNMDAVQVLLDFMEKRIDKQGSNYKEGLTPVLSLLTEGSRHHREIRRYIKAQVLPPLTDVKIRPEIGTTIRNKLVRLMTHVDMGVKQTAAEFLFVLCKESVDNLLKYTGYGNAAGLLVARGLLGGGRGETQYSEDEDSDTEEYNINLITGHVEEPMPNPIEEMTEEQKEYEAQKLVNMFDKLSRQNVIRPMGVRPDGTLAPLEETLCDPTGDNSASDSD is encoded by the exons ATGGATTTGAATAATATCTTATCGCAGCTTGAAAGTGCCAAcgaagaagaaaatgagaagcTTCTGCAGCAGTATAATCGAGAG AACTGCCACACCTTCAGTTTTGACCAAAAGGAAGAAGCCCTGCGGAGT AAGCTGTGTCAGAGTGTCTTGTCAGTACTTGGGAGGCAGGTGCAGCCTAGCTGTCAGAGGACATGTCTGGAGACACTCCGCATCCTGTCCAGAGACAAGCGTGTCCTCGCACCTGTAGCAACCAGGGAAGGCATGCTGACTCTTGGGGGAATGGCGAGGCTGCATGCTGGAGAGGAAGGTGGGGACAACCAGAAAGGCTCTCAGgaagacacacagtcagaggaggaggagagggtggtggtggaggccTTGAAGTGCCTATGCAATGTGGTTTACAATagtcctgcagctcagcaggtTAGTGTAGATGTGCAGCTGGCTCATGGCCTGTGTACCAGCCTGCATACAGCCCGCACATGGCACCATGAGGTGGGCCTGTTCACACTGCGCCTTCTCTTCCTGCTGTCTGCCCTGCGGCCTGATGTTAGAGGGGTTTTGAGGAGAGAATGGCATGCGCTGAGACTACTGACAGAGGTCCTTGAGCACACCCTGGATGTGCGCTGGGTAGGCCCCTATGAAGCTGCCAGTCCAGATCCACAGGCCCTGCCCATGCCGGCAGAGGACAATGAGCGAGCAATGGAAGCACTCAAGGCCTTGTTCAACCTGACACTGTCTGACGCTGGTGGTGAG GAGGATGACCACCAGTTCCGACTTATCGCTGCCATTCTGCGTCATCTGTTGATGCTGAAGACTGAGAcggaggagaaaacagaggaagcacACAG CCATGCTGTCAACTTGCTTAACAACCTGCCTGTGTCCTGCCTGGATGTGTTAATCGACGTGCCTGTCCAGGGAGGACTTGATAAATATGGTGGGAAAAACATGGATGCAGTCCAGGTGTTACTAGACTTCATGGAGAAAAGGATTGACAAG CAGGGCTCCAACTACAAAGAGGGGCTCACTCCGGTGCTCAGCCTTTTGACTGAAGGATCCAGACACCACAGAGAGATCCGCAGATATATCAAAGCTCAG GTACTTCCCCCGCTGACAGATGTGAAAATCAGGCCAGAGATTGGCACCACCATCAGAAACAAGTTGGTTCGCCTTATGACTCATGTGGACATGGGCGTGAAGCAGACGGCTGCAGagtttctctttgttctctGCAAAGAGAGCG TGGACAACCTGCTGAAGTACACAGGATATGGAAATGCAGCAGGACTCCTGGTGGCTCGTGGACTTcttggaggaggaagaggagagacgCAGTACTCTGAAGATGAAGACTCAGACACAGAAGAATACAA TATCAACCTCATCACTGGTCATGTGGAGGAGCCAATGCCGAACCCCATTGAAGAGATGACGGAGGAGCAGAAGGAGTATGAAGCACAAAAACTGGTCAATATGTTTGACAAGTTGTCAAG